The following coding sequences are from one Oncorhynchus clarkii lewisi isolate Uvic-CL-2024 chromosome 20, UVic_Ocla_1.0, whole genome shotgun sequence window:
- the LOC139376877 gene encoding forkhead box protein N2-like, with protein sequence MGPIIGMSPDKKAETPGMQEERAGLRGVCGGAGTLPEAECGAASPLATSLDRGSGGSEDEELTNLNWLHENLLQNFTLGGPGVAGGAQPSASPLFDIEGDPGAPQNPSSSSSYSSSQRDLLKSKPPFSFSLLIYMAIEQSPSKRLPVKDIYGWILQHFPYFSSAPTGWKNSVRHNLSLNKCFRKVERSLGKVNGKGSLWCVDPEYRPNLIQALKKQHFPAAHTFCTPPASPPSASSPPRHHFLQGCSLKESDIDAATAMMLLNSAPGHHHANPCEPDSPLDLSQPDLVLVSSDPKQDHNYSSMTLQRCSSRSSSSSLSSLDEGGPGHARPRPRRAGSEGFHSEEEDSDLGDRDERGGHSRPAPHRPSPSSSSVKCPGGKRARRELTAKPELDEELKEAAGSLLHLAGIRTSMELNKRSAKSKKLNRK encoded by the exons ATGGGTCCAATCATCGGGATGTCGCCGGATAAGAAAGCTGAAACGCCGGGGATGCAGGAGGAGAGGGCGGGGCTTAGGGGCGTATGCGGGGGGGCGGGGACTCTCCCAGAGGCGGAGTGCGGCGCAGCCAGCCCATTGGCCACCAGCCTGGACCGGGGATCCGGTGGCTCCGAGGATGAGGAGCTCACCAACCTCAACTGGCTCcatgagaacctgctccagaactTTACCCTAGGGGGGCCCGGTGTGGCCGGGGGGGCCCAACCCAGCGCCAGCCCCCTCTTTGACATCGAGGGTGACCCCGGGGCTCCTCAGAACCCATCGTCTTCATCCTCTTACTCCTCGTCGCAGAGGGACTTGTTGAAGTCCAAGCCTcccttctcattctctctgttgATCTACATGGCCATAGAGCAGAGCCCCAGTAAGAGGCTGCCGGTGAAGGACATCTATGGTTGGATCCTACAGCACTTCCCCTACTTCTCCTCCGCCCCCACTGGCTGGAAGAACAGCGTCAGACACAACCTGTCACTCAACAAGTGCTTCCGCAAGGTGGAGAGGAGCCTGGGAAAG GTGAATGGTAAGGGTTCTCTGTGGTGTGTGGACCCAGAGTACAGACCCAACCTGATCCAGGCCCTGAAGAAGCAGCACTTCCCTGCAGCACATACCTTCTGCACACCGCCCGCCTCCCCACCCAGCGCCTCCTCACCACCCAGACACCACTTCCTGCAGGGCTGCTCCCTCAAAG AGTCTGACATAGATGCTGCCACTGCCATGATGCTCTTAAACTCTGCCCCTGGTCATCACCACGCcaacccat gtgAACCAGACAGTCCCCTGGACCTGTCCCAGCCAGACTTGGTCCTGGTGAGCAGCGATCCTAAGCAGGACCACAACTACAGTAGCATGACTCTGCAGCGCTGCTCCtcccgctcctcctcctcctccctctcctccctggatGAAGGAGGCCCAGGCCACGCCAGGCCGCGCCCACGCCGCGCCGGCAGCGAGGGTTTCCATAGTGAAGAGGAGGACTCCGACCTTGGGGACCGGGACGAGAGGGGCGGCCACTCCCGGCCTGCTCCTCATCGcccatccccctcttcctcctcggtGAAGTGCCCGGGAGGTAAGAGGGCACGTAGGGAGCTGACAGCCAAGCCGGAGCTGGATGAGGAGCTGAAGGAGGCGGCCGGGTCTCTGCTTCACCTGGCTGGGATCCGTACCTCCATGGAGCTCAACAAACGCAGTGCCAAGAGCAAAAAACTGAACAGGAAATGA